TTTCCATTAATCCCACAGCCGTTGTTTCATCTATTACAACAAAACCTTCCCTATCTGCAAGCCTCATCATTTCTTCAGAATATGGATAATGTGATGTTCTAAATGAATTAGCTCCTATCCACTTCATTCTACTAATATCTACTACATTAGAAACTTCATCTAATCCCCTACCATGTAAATATGTGTCTTCATGTTTACCAAATCCTTTAAAATAAAAAGGTTTTCCATTAATTAAAAACTTATTATCTTTAACTTCAACAGTTCTTATTCCAAATTCTTCTATATACACATCTTCCATTTTGCCTGATTCATTAAATAATTCTACTTTAGCCTTGTATAAATATGAAATTAATGGTTGCCATAATATGACATTTGATATATTTAGGTCATTACCTCTTGCAACTATATTATCTTCTTCATCTAAAATAGTAATTCTAATATCTTTTAAATCCCCTATTACATCTACTTTTATATCTATATTTGCATCTACTTTTTCATCTTTATTAAACACATCATATGTAATAGTTATATCTCCTATATGATTTTTAGGTTTAATCCATAATTTTACAGGTCTATGTATACCAGCATAATTAAAAAAATCAAAATTTTCATCTACTACTTTTTTTACTACATTTCCATTTTCATCCTTAATTTCTTCATAATTTCCTACTGGAAGTGAACTATAATCTAATATATTTGAAACTAAAACATCTAATTTATTTTCACCTAAATTAACAAATTCTGTAATTTCAAATTCAAAAGGAGTAAATCCACCTTTATGTTCTCCTACAAAAATATTATTAATATATACTCTTGCATTATGTGATACAGAACCAAATCTTAAATATATGCTTTTGTCTAACATGTATTTAGATACTATAAAATTTCTTGAATAAGTCATATTACCTACATAATGCTTTTTTTCAAATTCAGAAAACTGATCATTAAATGAGCCTGGTACACTAATCCTATATTTTGTTAAATCATTTTCAAAACTAAAATCCCATATGCCATTTAATTCTATAATTTCTCTACTTAATGTTGATAATGGATATAGCATAATTCCCTCCTTATAACTTAGCTTGCCATTGACCAGCCCATACATTTTCATTAAAATGTTTTCCTTTAAATTCTGATTTTCCCATTAATTTTTCTATTAAAGTATCTATAGTTACTTCATTATCATAATATGCATTTATATAGCATTTCACCATAGTGGCATCATGTAAATGATTAGTGAAATTAAAAGACACCATTACTGTTGGTACTTCATGTACATACCATGGAATTTCATTAGACATAGGTCCACTCCATTTTATTCTCATATTATTTGCTTCAGCATATCCTTTAATATTTGCAAAAACTAATGCTAAATCTACTTCACTTCTATACTTTTCTATAGACCCCTTTTCTCTTTTTCCTGATTCATTTACAGTTACTTCAAAGCCTTTTTCTTCTAACTTCTTAATACAA
The genomic region above belongs to Streptobacillus moniliformis DSM 12112 and contains:
- the uidA gene encoding beta-glucuronidase, with the translated sequence MLYPLSTLSREIIELNGIWDFSFENDLTKYRISVPGSFNDQFSEFEKKHYVGNMTYSRNFIVSKYMLDKSIYLRFGSVSHNARVYINNIFVGEHKGGFTPFEFEITEFVNLGENKLDVLVSNILDYSSLPVGNYEEIKDENGNVVKKVVDENFDFFNYAGIHRPVKLWIKPKNHIGDITITYDVFNKDEKVDANIDIKVDVIGDLKDIRITILDEEDNIVARGNDLNISNVILWQPLISYLYKAKVELFNESGKMEDVYIEEFGIRTVEVKDNKFLINGKPFYFKGFGKHEDTYLHGRGLDEVSNVVDISRMKWIGANSFRTSHYPYSEEMMRLADREGFVVIDETTAVGLMENFGFNLTGSKEKKNTWKTLDTRKAHEQVIKELIKRDKNHACVVMWSIANEPASSEIGAYEYFEPLFKLARDLDNQNRPCTFANIMLAPAGKCLVSSLCDVICLNRYYGWYVDLSDLETAEENMRKELEYWHKLFPDKPIMFTEYGADTISGMHDIDIRTPFTEEFQVEYYKMNERVFDSLDYFIGEQTWNFSDFQTKFGIFRVKGNKKGVFTRDRMPKLVAHHLRKRWNNIPEFN